In bacterium, the DNA window AGATGGTGATGCCCGGGGATAACATCACGATGGAGATCGAGTTGATCGTGCCGGTGGCGATGGAGAAGGAACTGCGTTTCGCCATCCGTGAGGGCGGCCACACCGTGGGCGCCGGCGTCGTCACCCAGATCATCGAGTAAAAAAGGACGAGGGAAAGATAACCCATGCGCGAGCAAATCACGTTGGCCTGTTCCGAGTGCAAAAGGCGCAATTACAATAAGACCCGGGACAAGCGCAAAAAGCCGGAGAAGGTCGAGATCAAGAAGTATTGCAAGTGGTGCCGCAAGCACACCCTGCACAAGGAGACCAAGTAATCCATACCCTCGTTTTCCTGTGCGAAGCCGGGCGGATCCCGGTGGGGGAAATGAGGGAGGTACAGTTTTCGGTGTTCGGGGCCGTAAGCCCGGATGGTCAAAGGGGAAACTGTATAGGGCAGTAGCTCTAATGGTAGAGCGGCGGTCTCCAAAACCGCGCGTTGCAGGTTCGAATCCTGCCTGCCCTGCCAGTCGTGT includes these proteins:
- the tuf gene encoding elongation factor Tu (EF-Tu; promotes GTP-dependent binding of aminoacyl-tRNA to the A-site of ribosomes during protein biosynthesis; when the tRNA anticodon matches the mRNA codon, GTP hydrolysis results; the inactive EF-Tu-GDP leaves the ribosome and release of GDP is promoted by elongation factor Ts; many prokaryotes have two copies of the gene encoding EF-Tu); this translates as MVMPGDNITMEIELIVPVAMEKELRFAIREGGHTVGAGVVTQIIE
- the rpmG gene encoding 50S ribosomal protein L33, which gives rise to MREQITLACSECKRRNYNKTRDKRKKPEKVEIKKYCKWCRKHTLHKETK